The nucleotide sequence TTAGGTAGTTAAAATAGTCCTTCCAGTTAATCTTCCTCTTGGGTTTCCCGCTCTCGTCCTCACCTATGACCTCTAAATTAATGGGATTCATTAGGTTAGAAACTGTCATTGGACCAGTTAAATATTCTAGTAACCTCTCTAAGTTAGTAGGGTCTAGCCCAGCGACTTTAGAGTCCTTTATTAATAAATCTGCAATATTGTTGTAAAAGTTCTTCGATATTCTTCCCTCCTTAAGGTATTCGTCAATAGCCTTAGGATAACCTCCGTGCAATAAATAGTTTTCAAAAGATTCTCGAAGAAACACAAAGTAAGAGTCATAGAATTTTCTTAAAATATCGTCAATGGATCCACTGCGTAGAGAATTAAGGATTCCGAATCTATAGCCAGGTCTTCTAAACTTTTTGTTAGCAATAAATTCATTAATATCTTTACGTATTGCCTTAACTACTTCTGAGAAACGTAAAGGTCTCATTACTAGGTTACCGCCTAAGTTTATCATCTTAGCCATCTCACCTTGTCTATCGCTGAGCTTACTTGCTGCTTCAGCTAAGTCCATCGAATGACTCCCAGTTGCAATAATTCTCACCTTATAGTTTTTTATTAAACCCTCGTCATAGGCGTTCTTCAACGCTTGAGCCCAACCTCTATACATTGAAACTTCATCTAGAAAAACGTATTTCTCTTCATTATTACTCTCTGCTATTGCCTCCAATAAGTTGATTAGGCTAATGTTGTCAACTTTAAACTGCTCGTAATCTAGTGGAATGTAAAAGATATTTGATGGATTTATTTGTCTCTCTTTAATGAGGTGACGTATTATAAGTTTAATGAGAGTCGTCTTACCAACTCTGCGGGGTCCTCTTACAGTTACAATGCCATAAGAGCCTGAGACAAAATTATTAGTTAGATGAAAAAATAGCCTTGGTCGTTCTTTTAGTTCTGAGTTATCGAACTCCCCTAGTTCATTATCTACCTTATCCCAGTCCTTATTTTCCCACCATCTATTAAAGTTCTTTAAGAGCTCACGTAGATTGTTGGTACTTAGTTTCATCTTTACTTAACCTCCTCAAATATCTTGCAAAGTCAAATTCAAGCCTACCCAGCTCCTTTGCAAGTCGCTCGTATTTTTCCTCCAACTCTTTAACCCTCTCTTCTAATTCGCTGTTTTGAGGTAGGCCGTCCTTAGTGATTACAATCTTTTTGTCACTCGTCAAGATTAGATAAATTTCCTCACCAGGCTTGAGGTCAAGTTCTCTAATGAACGAGCTAGGAATTTTTATCCTCCCTCTGACGTCTATAGTCATTTTCTTAGTCTCTTTAATTTCCACAATAATGTTATTTTGCGTAAAGGCTAATATTATTTTCCCACTTCTTCCCACTATTGTAAACTAGT is from Sulfolobus acidocaldarius DSM 639 and encodes:
- a CDS encoding AbrB/MazE/SpoVT family DNA-binding domain-containing protein gives rise to the protein MGRSGKIILAFTQNNIIVEIKETKKMTIDVRGRIKIPSSFIRELDLKPGEEIYLILTSDKKIVITKDGLPQNSELEERVKELEEKYERLAKELGRLEFDFARYLRRLSKDETKYQQST
- a CDS encoding ATP-binding protein, which produces MKLSTNNLRELLKNFNRWWENKDWDKVDNELGEFDNSELKERPRLFFHLTNNFVSGSYGIVTVRGPRRVGKTTLIKLIIRHLIKERQINPSNIFYIPLDYEQFKVDNISLINLLEAIAESNNEEKYVFLDEVSMYRGWAQALKNAYDEGLIKNYKVRIIATGSHSMDLAEAASKLSDRQGEMAKMINLGGNLVMRPLRFSEVVKAIRKDINEFIANKKFRRPGYRFGILNSLRSGSIDDILRKFYDSYFVFLRESFENYLLHGGYPKAIDEYLKEGRISKNFYNNIADLLIKDSKVAGLDPTNLERLLEYLTGPMTVSNLMNPINLEVIGEDESGKPKRKINWKDYFNYLITTYSFFFGYRESEECKPNYEDMVKNYVLDPFLYHSIRSYFHNSDDPFEESRKMLKDNTFKGLLVESVVASHLLQSQYLFEHVTHVEYDKVLMYRKDDQGEIDFILCITKNNSKYKFYIESKYSSNPKTGKYSINDTVIVLTKDKLDKENNVVYIPVSIFLLLF